In a genomic window of Leptolyngbya sp. SIO1E4:
- a CDS encoding DUF3370 domain-containing protein has translation MLIAFAWLTFSQVAAIAPLAPEPMLLASVPASEGEAAPAFPGEVIRHQEVRPLPGQLDEVPVFNSNSPELVQQEGVLLSTFPPDDMLNGEIHLNFPFEGRFDFFAHHIARGLSYDDRRTLFVGAVVYNPSSEPVTLEILQGVSYLSQEAPFNNLPSLVANPSGSVFAGPGSRTVTDILQGRNQSQWPEQVTIPPRQAYLLMNAPIPLRRLPFSVDATLPPGSVLPSIPVNDSTDTALASAAPPGNLPTVRNRQLPSNGRSALLYLSSSGPVYVASLSMYAPQTTNGQERAPTLQEWLSLLVNGDLAGPRDIAPTDPEEFRKSNQNERFFYGRVAGVAQGSQWTSRVADEPDGFELTIPEPGDSLSYVISTVDQNTFGTEQIQSAPMLVRYPDTAYRAHGNYGVHYQVLLPLHNNTDDFQRVAIKLQTPLQDETLESGLRFRRRPSDRIFFRGTVRLRYSNGLGVTQSRYVHLVQRQGQEGETLLQLTLPPGDLRTVDVDFIYPPDATPPQVLTVTTLNNPDFLEVNRTAPDAEAAEPTETIPVAAETLEVEVSEEVPEEAPEAALEEAPTTEVSDPSTTGANMAETVAE, from the coding sequence ATGCTGATTGCATTTGCATGGCTCACTTTTTCTCAGGTTGCAGCGATCGCTCCTTTGGCTCCAGAGCCTATGCTGCTAGCATCGGTGCCGGCTTCAGAGGGCGAAGCTGCACCTGCGTTTCCTGGTGAGGTCATTCGACACCAAGAAGTGCGTCCGCTGCCGGGGCAGCTAGACGAGGTTCCAGTCTTTAACAGCAACAGCCCAGAGCTCGTTCAGCAAGAAGGGGTTTTGCTATCCACGTTTCCCCCCGACGATATGCTAAATGGGGAAATCCACCTCAACTTTCCCTTTGAAGGGCGGTTTGACTTTTTTGCGCACCATATCGCTCGGGGGCTGAGCTACGACGACCGCCGCACTTTGTTCGTTGGAGCAGTGGTCTACAATCCCAGCTCTGAGCCCGTCACCCTCGAAATTCTGCAAGGGGTCAGCTACCTCAGTCAGGAGGCTCCCTTTAATAATTTGCCGTCCTTAGTCGCTAACCCCAGCGGCAGCGTATTTGCAGGGCCTGGCAGCCGCACCGTTACAGATATTTTGCAAGGGCGCAATCAGTCTCAATGGCCTGAGCAGGTAACCATTCCTCCGCGTCAGGCTTATTTATTGATGAATGCGCCGATTCCACTGCGGCGACTTCCATTTTCGGTTGATGCCACCTTACCTCCTGGTTCTGTGCTGCCGTCAATTCCGGTGAACGATTCTACTGACACGGCCCTTGCTTCTGCGGCACCTCCTGGAAATCTCCCTACCGTTAGAAATCGCCAACTCCCCAGCAATGGCCGCTCTGCATTGCTGTATTTGTCGAGTAGTGGCCCCGTGTACGTAGCGAGTCTGTCAATGTATGCGCCCCAAACGACGAATGGACAAGAGCGGGCTCCTACTTTGCAAGAATGGCTATCGCTGCTTGTCAATGGTGATTTGGCAGGGCCTCGGGATATTGCCCCCACGGATCCAGAAGAGTTTCGTAAGAGCAACCAAAACGAACGATTTTTCTATGGCCGGGTAGCAGGCGTTGCTCAAGGCTCTCAGTGGACTAGCCGAGTTGCTGACGAACCAGATGGGTTTGAACTCACCATTCCAGAGCCCGGCGATTCTCTTTCCTACGTCATTAGCACGGTTGATCAGAACACCTTTGGGACTGAGCAAATTCAAAGTGCCCCGATGTTGGTGCGATATCCCGATACGGCCTATCGTGCCCATGGTAATTATGGGGTTCATTATCAGGTCTTGCTGCCGTTGCATAACAATACGGATGATTTCCAGCGAGTGGCGATCAAGCTGCAAACTCCCCTTCAAGATGAGACCCTAGAGTCTGGGCTGCGGTTCCGCCGTCGCCCCAGCGATCGAATTTTCTTCAGGGGGACAGTACGATTGCGCTATAGCAATGGTCTTGGGGTCACTCAGTCACGCTATGTGCATCTAGTGCAACGTCAAGGGCAAGAGGGCGAAACCCTGCTCCAGTTAACGTTGCCACCGGGGGATCTGCGAACCGTGGATGTAGATTTTATCTACCCGCCGGATGCGACTCCCCCCCAAGTTTTAACGGTGACGACCCTCAACAATCCCGACTTTTTAGAAGTTAACAGGACAGCCCCCGACGCTGAGGCAGCTGAGCCTACGGAAACGATTCCTGTCGCTGCCGAGACGTTAGAAGTAGAAGTTTCTGAAGAAGTCCCTGAAGAAGCCCCTGAAGCAGCTCTTGAAGAAGCCCCGACGACGGAGGTCTCTGACCCCAGCACTACCGGCGCCAATATGGCTGAGACGGTGGCTGAATAG
- a CDS encoding ubiquinol-cytochrome c reductase iron-sulfur subunit, whose protein sequence is MKRREFINWVGLGALASSLPVAIAACRSSDTASAPDGAPAESETEVDSTRREDGFAAVGTVAALDEAGFISDKSFQGSQVVVIRNPADEAAVLAVDSLCTHQGCSVEWDSGASTFACPCHGSTFNSDGSVAQGPATAPLGIFEAKIEADLVLVKVS, encoded by the coding sequence ATGAAACGACGAGAATTCATTAATTGGGTAGGCCTGGGGGCGCTCGCAAGTTCGCTGCCGGTGGCGATCGCCGCTTGTCGATCCTCTGATACAGCGTCTGCCCCTGACGGTGCCCCTGCAGAAAGTGAGACCGAAGTCGACTCTACCCGGCGCGAGGATGGTTTTGCAGCGGTGGGAACAGTTGCCGCGCTGGATGAAGCCGGGTTTATCTCTGACAAAAGCTTTCAGGGTAGCCAGGTGGTGGTCATTCGCAACCCAGCTGATGAGGCAGCAGTGCTAGCGGTAGACTCTCTCTGCACTCACCAAGGATGCAGCGTCGAGTGGGACAGCGGGGCGAGCACCTTTGCCTGCCCATGCCATGGGTCTACATTCAATAGTGACGGTAGCGTTGCCCAAGGGCCGGCCACAGCCCCCCTCGGAATTTTTGAGGCCAAGATCGAAGCGGATCTGGTTCTCGTCAAAGTTTCCTGA
- the ccsA gene encoding cytochrome c biogenesis protein CcsA: MKGISLIKFFVGLCLGSLLLLMPLSQFQPDGLESLRTLAVQLDGRKKPLDTVAQETVAKIHGSTTYQQADGSQAGPLSTYLTMWFNTRNWNEEPFVLVSYRPLKEAVGLDLERKHFTFQELMTHRELIALVGQAHQKALNDEDLSRNEREALTVEDRLNLLYQAVGDNGLPIVPHPEAMKGKWAGLNEAQRLYAPETLAPLLAQFALMQQTLLRGGTSHLSMVGAFAEELKMGLQQLSPMVYPSNATLNREVHFNHFHPFAKAWQLYAIAFVVMLISLWVKPWNLYWSAIGLFTTGIAVQSYGFFLRMQIAGRPPVTNMYESVVWVGFGIAAIALTFELISRSRYYLLAAAPLSVMCLILADSLPAVLDPSIAPLVPVLRDNFWLSIHVPTIALSYASFALALGIGHVALGNYLWTPNARQRIKTLSQLTYRVLQVGVLLLTTGIILGGIWAHFSWGRFWGWDPKETWALIALLCYLAPLHGRLVGWIGDFGINVASVVAFNAVLMAWYGVNFVLGTGLHSYGFGTGGSELLIGGVVAADLLFVAISAARHYGWLGRPGSLTTAENL, translated from the coding sequence ATGAAAGGCATATCCCTGATTAAATTCTTCGTTGGCCTGTGTTTAGGTAGCCTCTTGCTACTCATGCCCTTGAGCCAGTTTCAGCCAGACGGTCTAGAGTCGCTGCGGACTCTGGCGGTGCAGCTAGACGGGCGCAAAAAGCCCCTCGATACGGTTGCCCAAGAGACTGTCGCTAAAATTCACGGTTCCACTACTTATCAACAGGCTGACGGCAGTCAAGCGGGTCCCCTCAGCACCTATCTGACGATGTGGTTCAATACTCGCAACTGGAACGAAGAACCCTTCGTTTTAGTCAGCTATCGCCCCCTCAAAGAGGCAGTAGGGCTAGATTTGGAGCGCAAGCATTTTACTTTCCAGGAGCTGATGACCCATAGGGAGCTGATTGCGCTCGTTGGGCAGGCCCACCAGAAGGCGCTTAATGACGAAGACCTGAGCCGCAATGAACGAGAGGCGCTGACCGTAGAAGATCGTCTCAACCTGCTGTATCAGGCTGTTGGGGATAACGGTCTACCGATTGTGCCTCACCCAGAAGCAATGAAAGGTAAGTGGGCAGGGCTGAATGAGGCGCAACGGCTCTATGCCCCTGAAACCCTTGCCCCACTCCTGGCCCAGTTTGCCCTGATGCAACAGACCCTATTGCGAGGGGGAACCTCCCATTTGTCGATGGTTGGGGCCTTTGCCGAGGAGCTGAAAATGGGGCTGCAGCAGCTTAGCCCAATGGTTTATCCCTCTAATGCGACGCTAAATCGGGAAGTACACTTTAACCACTTCCACCCCTTTGCCAAGGCTTGGCAGCTGTACGCGATCGCCTTTGTCGTGATGCTAATCAGCCTCTGGGTAAAACCTTGGAACCTCTACTGGAGCGCGATTGGCCTGTTCACCACGGGGATTGCCGTGCAGAGCTATGGATTCTTCCTGAGGATGCAGATTGCCGGTCGGCCTCCCGTGACCAATATGTATGAGTCAGTGGTGTGGGTCGGGTTTGGGATTGCGGCGATCGCCCTCACGTTTGAACTCATTTCTCGCAGCCGCTATTATCTGCTGGCGGCGGCACCCCTATCGGTGATGTGCCTGATTTTGGCAGACAGCCTGCCGGCTGTGCTAGACCCCAGCATTGCCCCTCTGGTGCCGGTTCTGCGAGATAATTTCTGGCTCAGTATTCATGTGCCCACTATTGCCCTGAGCTATGCCAGTTTTGCCTTGGCTTTGGGAATCGGCCATGTAGCCTTGGGCAACTATCTATGGACGCCGAATGCGCGCCAACGGATCAAGACCCTGTCTCAGCTCACCTATCGGGTGCTGCAGGTGGGCGTGTTGCTGCTAACAACGGGCATCATCCTCGGTGGCATCTGGGCTCACTTCTCTTGGGGTCGTTTCTGGGGCTGGGATCCGAAAGAAACCTGGGCTTTAATTGCACTGCTGTGCTATTTGGCCCCCCTGCATGGGCGTCTGGTGGGCTGGATCGGGGACTTCGGTATCAACGTCGCCAGTGTAGTGGCCTTTAATGCCGTGCTGATGGCCTGGTACGGTGTCAATTTTGTGCTGGGTACTGGTCTCCACAGCTACGGTTTTGGCACAGGGGGCTCAGAATTGCTCATCGGGGGAGTGGTGGCAGCGGATCTGCTGTTTGTGGCGATCTCAGCTGCCCGCCATTACGGTTGGCTGGGTCGTCCTGGTTCGTTGACGACGGCTGAAAACCTATAA
- a CDS encoding cytochrome c biogenesis protein ResB — protein sequence MTPKIVRFLGSIRLAVTLLAAIAVILIGATFYESNVGTATVQREIYKSAWFGALIFLLAINLGISTLSRYPWRGPRKIGFALTHWGLVVIIAGSAAVIHLSTEGMLLVRTDGGPNNQVRVEGDLLEIVTPDQTQQQTDIFIKSDGSVYPPTFAGLTLLGYSDDAIKTVRFAEGGTVDNLAVKVQLQSDRMGQTLERWLAVAPVGYSQLDIGPAHLEIFQAGDEAELRQLLSPPDTESDTYGHLQVGDRTISVQAALGQTLPLQDGLTVEVVNIWPDFRLDENSQPTSASAQFRNPAVQLMLRQGETYERWFVFAQPGFEPVRSGDEIAVEVTYDAPRSVTTNYFRVVASPDHQLFYAASSSKGFQAGEFRPGQAVTPGWADFQISLTERLDKARMQRQVVPMTPVAAGTLVAEGAPALHVATTAGQDFWLPWGEPTSLETADGEYFAAFSPKMLQLPFYVKLDDFIVERNEGSESVAMWTSQVTVFDPQTDTAAHRTVWMNHPTWFRGWKLAQASWNPGDLKQSTLQLKREPWWVTALTWSGSLMVVLGIGTMFYGPGLVKKFRRRFDAGVPETEAPAENEATVIPILAVFSK from the coding sequence ATGACACCTAAAATCGTTCGATTTTTAGGCTCAATTCGATTGGCAGTAACGCTTTTAGCGGCGATCGCAGTCATTCTGATTGGGGCCACTTTTTATGAATCAAATGTGGGAACAGCCACTGTTCAAAGAGAAATTTATAAGAGTGCCTGGTTTGGTGCGCTGATATTTCTTTTGGCGATTAATTTAGGCATTTCTACCCTTAGTCGATACCCCTGGAGAGGGCCTCGTAAAATTGGGTTTGCCCTGACCCACTGGGGCTTGGTCGTCATTATTGCGGGCTCTGCTGCGGTGATTCACCTCAGTACTGAGGGCATGTTACTCGTGCGTACCGATGGCGGGCCGAATAACCAGGTGCGGGTGGAAGGAGATTTGCTGGAGATCGTTACCCCTGACCAAACCCAACAGCAAACGGATATCTTCATCAAGTCTGATGGCTCGGTCTATCCACCAACTTTCGCGGGGCTGACTTTGTTGGGCTATAGCGATGACGCCATTAAGACGGTTCGCTTTGCCGAGGGGGGAACGGTGGATAATCTGGCGGTGAAAGTGCAGCTGCAGAGCGATCGCATGGGCCAGACTCTAGAGCGCTGGTTGGCCGTTGCTCCAGTCGGCTATAGCCAGCTGGATATTGGCCCCGCCCATCTCGAAATCTTCCAAGCTGGAGATGAGGCGGAACTGCGGCAGCTTTTGAGTCCACCGGATACAGAGTCAGACACCTATGGACACTTGCAGGTGGGCGATCGCACCATCTCCGTACAGGCAGCGTTGGGGCAAACCTTGCCTCTGCAGGATGGCCTGACGGTAGAGGTGGTGAATATTTGGCCGGATTTTCGTTTGGATGAAAACAGCCAGCCCACCTCAGCCTCAGCGCAGTTTCGGAACCCCGCCGTGCAGTTAATGCTGAGGCAGGGAGAGACCTACGAACGCTGGTTTGTCTTTGCTCAACCAGGGTTTGAGCCGGTGCGATCGGGGGATGAGATTGCCGTTGAGGTAACCTACGATGCCCCTCGCTCCGTTACGACGAACTACTTTCGGGTTGTGGCTTCCCCGGATCACCAGCTATTCTATGCAGCCTCATCTTCTAAAGGGTTTCAGGCAGGCGAGTTCCGCCCTGGCCAGGCCGTGACGCCTGGCTGGGCTGATTTTCAGATCTCTCTGACTGAGCGTTTAGATAAAGCTAGGATGCAGCGGCAGGTGGTGCCGATGACGCCAGTGGCCGCCGGTACCTTAGTTGCTGAAGGCGCGCCCGCGCTGCACGTTGCCACCACTGCAGGGCAAGATTTTTGGTTGCCTTGGGGAGAGCCCACCAGCCTGGAAACTGCTGACGGAGAGTACTTTGCTGCCTTTAGTCCCAAGATGCTGCAGCTCCCGTTTTATGTGAAGCTGGACGACTTCATTGTGGAGCGCAATGAAGGGAGCGAATCTGTTGCCATGTGGACTAGTCAGGTGACAGTCTTTGATCCACAAACGGATACCGCCGCTCACCGTACCGTGTGGATGAATCATCCCACCTGGTTTAGAGGTTGGAAACTGGCTCAGGCTTCGTGGAATCCTGGTGATCTGAAGCAATCTACCCTGCAGCTCAAACGAGAACCTTGGTGGGTGACCGCGCTCACCTGGAGCGGATCGCTCATGGTTGTGCTTGGCATCGGCACCATGTTTTACGGACCTGGCCTTGTGAAGAAGTTCCGGCGACGGTTTGATGCTGGGGTTCCTGAGACAGAAGCCCCCGCCGAAAACGAGGCCACTGTGATTCCGATTCTGGCTGTATTTAGCAAGTAG